In Pedobacter sp. WC2423, the following are encoded in one genomic region:
- the proS gene encoding proline--tRNA ligase: protein MSKGITSKNEDYSQWYNDIVMKADLAEHSAVKGCMVIKPYGYSIWEKMQAVLDQKFKDTGHSNAYFPLFIPKSFFSKEAAHVEGFATECAVVTHYRLKNDGEGNIIVDPEAKLEEELIVRPTSETIIWNTFRGWVQSYRDLPLLINQWANVVRWEMRTRLFLRTTEFLWQEGHTAHATSEEAVAETKQMLDVYADFAEKWMALPVVKGVKTANERFAGALDTYCIEALMQDGKALQAGTSHFLGQNFAKAFDVKFTNKEGKIDHVWASSWGVSTRMIGALIMAHSDDSGLVLPPMLAPIQVVIIPIYRNDDDFNNITAYVNELTPKLKKLGISVKYDNRDSQRPGFKFAEYELKGVPVRLAIGGRDLENGTVELARRDTGEKKTVKQEGLDIYIVQLLDEIQENIYKKAFDYRKEHITIANTYDELKDLLDNKGGFISAHWDGTPETEQKIKEETKATIRCIPLDNKLEDGICIYSGKPSVQRVLFARAY, encoded by the coding sequence ATGAGCAAAGGTATTACAAGTAAAAACGAGGATTATTCCCAGTGGTATAACGACATTGTTATGAAAGCCGATCTGGCAGAACATTCCGCTGTAAAAGGATGTATGGTGATAAAGCCCTATGGCTATTCCATTTGGGAGAAAATGCAGGCTGTTTTAGACCAGAAATTTAAAGATACAGGGCACAGTAATGCCTATTTTCCTTTATTCATTCCTAAGTCATTTTTTTCTAAAGAGGCAGCGCATGTAGAAGGCTTTGCAACAGAATGTGCAGTTGTGACACATTACCGTCTTAAAAATGACGGAGAGGGCAATATTATTGTTGATCCGGAAGCGAAATTAGAAGAGGAACTGATCGTCAGACCAACTTCAGAAACCATTATATGGAATACTTTCAGAGGATGGGTGCAGTCATACCGTGATTTGCCTTTGCTGATTAACCAATGGGCAAACGTAGTGAGATGGGAAATGCGTACACGTCTTTTTCTGCGTACTACAGAGTTTTTATGGCAGGAAGGTCACACAGCACATGCAACCTCTGAGGAAGCAGTAGCAGAAACAAAGCAAATGCTTGATGTATATGCCGATTTTGCTGAGAAATGGATGGCTTTGCCAGTAGTTAAGGGCGTGAAAACAGCTAATGAGCGTTTTGCAGGCGCATTGGATACTTATTGTATCGAGGCATTGATGCAGGATGGAAAAGCTTTACAGGCAGGTACTTCTCACTTTTTGGGCCAGAATTTCGCCAAAGCATTTGATGTGAAGTTTACCAATAAAGAAGGTAAAATTGATCACGTATGGGCAAGCTCATGGGGTGTTTCAACGCGTATGATTGGTGCATTAATCATGGCGCATAGTGACGATTCAGGTTTGGTTTTACCTCCTATGTTAGCCCCTATACAAGTTGTTATTATACCTATTTACAGAAATGACGACGACTTTAATAATATTACTGCTTATGTTAACGAACTAACGCCTAAACTTAAAAAACTGGGCATTTCTGTAAAATATGACAACAGAGATTCTCAACGTCCCGGGTTCAAATTCGCAGAATATGAATTAAAAGGAGTACCAGTGCGCCTGGCTATTGGTGGCAGAGATCTTGAAAATGGTACTGTCGAACTGGCCAGAAGAGATACCGGGGAGAAGAAAACAGTAAAACAGGAAGGTCTGGATATTTATATCGTTCAGTTATTGGATGAAATTCAGGAGAACATCTATAAAAAAGCTTTCGATTACAGAAAAGAACATATAACGATTGCGAACACTTATGACGAATTAAAAGACCTTTTAGACAACAAAGGTGGATTTATTTCTGCACATTGGGATGGTACGCCAGAAACAGAACAAAAAATAAAAGAAGAAACGAAGGCTACAATCAGATGTATACCGTTAGATAATAAGTTAGAAGACGGAATCTGTATTTATTCAGGTAAACCCTCTGTTCAACGCGTTTTATTCGCCCGTGCTTATTAA
- a CDS encoding OmpP1/FadL family transporter → MKKFIKILVVAIVGTTGNIYAQSIYAGDALRFSRTDYGSSARFKGLGNAQTSLGGDISSIGGNPAGLGMFTRSEFSVTPEFNIIQANSNYLGKNTNTSKDKFNLNQAAAVWYNPVVRPKGSNLNKGVVSLVFGIGYNRNNDFSIENNYSGTNTQSSIATDWAQRASGYTPGSLNQGSIEKAAFDNYLIDKVKGTTDQYIPATSANNNTQSQNEVRRGSTSELNFSGAMNISNNLYLGASIGFVNVRYETSSAYSETGTIVNNPFDATDKFNQKNPYAGTTYNLLNMVNSNTSGAGITGRLGLIYKPVEAVRLGATFQAPTWMHMEVNSSETLDTRFSGGTQLPLGDYMNTNFNYNVRTPYKGSLGASFIIGQNALLTADVDYVDYKSTKLSESDGYPADIISNNKFIQKEYTSAVNFRVGGEYKIDLFSLRAGYGYSGTPYKVDPGNLSAIKSYSGGIGYRINQYYVDLAYQRIETNNFFNPYYLDDSSQPIASTKVARNNIFMTVGVRF, encoded by the coding sequence ATGAAAAAATTCATAAAAATCTTAGTAGTGGCTATAGTAGGCACTACAGGTAATATCTATGCCCAAAGCATCTACGCAGGTGATGCTTTAAGGTTCTCACGAACTGACTATGGAAGTTCAGCACGTTTCAAAGGTTTAGGAAACGCGCAAACAAGTTTGGGCGGAGACATCAGTTCTATTGGCGGTAACCCTGCTGGTTTAGGAATGTTTACCCGCTCAGAATTCAGTGTAACACCAGAATTTAATATTATACAGGCAAATTCAAACTACCTGGGCAAAAACACAAATACTTCTAAAGACAAGTTTAATTTAAACCAGGCAGCAGCTGTATGGTACAATCCGGTTGTCAGACCAAAAGGCAGTAATTTAAATAAAGGTGTAGTTAGTTTGGTTTTTGGTATTGGTTATAACAGGAACAATGACTTTAGTATCGAGAATAACTATTCAGGCACAAACACACAGAGTTCTATCGCTACAGACTGGGCTCAGCGTGCAAGCGGATATACTCCGGGAAGCCTGAATCAGGGAAGTATCGAAAAAGCAGCATTTGACAATTACCTGATTGACAAAGTAAAGGGTACTACTGATCAGTACATACCAGCTACCTCAGCTAATAATAATACACAAAGCCAGAATGAAGTTCGCCGCGGTTCAACATCTGAACTGAATTTCTCAGGAGCAATGAATATCTCTAACAACCTTTACCTGGGTGCTAGTATTGGCTTTGTAAACGTACGTTATGAAACAAGTTCTGCTTATTCAGAAACAGGGACTATTGTGAATAACCCATTTGATGCTACTGATAAATTTAATCAGAAAAATCCATATGCAGGAACTACTTATAATCTGCTTAACATGGTAAACAGCAATACAAGCGGAGCAGGTATTACAGGAAGGTTAGGTTTAATTTACAAACCTGTTGAAGCGGTAAGATTAGGAGCTACTTTCCAGGCACCAACATGGATGCATATGGAAGTAAATTCAAGTGAGACACTAGACACTCGTTTTTCCGGCGGTACTCAATTACCATTAGGTGATTACATGAATACTAACTTCAACTATAATGTAAGAACACCTTATAAAGGTTCATTGGGAGCTAGTTTTATTATTGGTCAAAATGCATTGTTAACCGCTGACGTTGATTATGTAGATTATAAATCTACCAAACTTTCGGAAAGCGATGGTTACCCTGCTGATATTATCAGCAATAACAAATTCATTCAAAAAGAGTACACTAGTGCTGTTAACTTCAGAGTCGGTGGAGAATATAAAATCGACCTGTTCAGTTTAAGAGCTGGTTACGGTTACAGCGGTACACCTTATAAAGTAGATCCAGGTAATTTATCTGCTATCAAATCTTACTCTGGTGGTATTGGTTACCGTATCAATCAATACTATGTGGATTTAGCTTATCAGCGTATAGAAACTAATAACTTCTTTAATCCTTATTATCTGGATGATAGTTCTCAACCAATTGCATCTACAAAAGTGGCAAGAAATAATATCTTCATGACCGTTGGTGTTAGATTCTAA
- a CDS encoding UbiD family decarboxylase, which yields MGYKSLAECVADLEKHGHLLRIREEVDPYLEMAAIHLRVYEQKGPALFFENIKGSPFPAVSNLFGTLERSKFMFRDSLPRVSQLVDLRSDPIKALRNPFKFAGAGLTAISALPLQQRLFKTAFKKTTISQLPQIVNWPMDGGPFVTMPQVYTEDVNKPGIFNANLGMYRIQLAGNDYIKDKEIGLHYQIHRGIGVHQSKANAKGVPLKVSIFVGGPPSHPLAAVMPLPEGLSEMTFAGALGNRRFRYFYDEEGFCLSADADFIITGTVYPQENKPEGPFGDHLGYYSLTHPFPLMKVHNVYHKEDAIWSFTVVGRPPQEDTSFGALIHEITGSALPQEIHGLKEVNAVDAAGVHPLLFAIGSERYTPFLKERRPQEILTIANHILGKNQLSLAKYVFIAAREDNEALDTHDIEVFLTHILSRIDLKRDLHFHTETTIDTLDYSGEGLNSGSKVVLAAAGDIKRILSEELPADFALPVSFGAYHFVMPGVLAISADQYTTAAAAAIAVATLNLQLKDQNLDGIALIVLCDDAKFTAETINNFVWVTFTRSNPAVDIHGVGEFTTNKHWGCTGPLIIDARKKPHHAPELIKDPEVEQRIERFKI from the coding sequence ATGGGATATAAAAGCTTAGCCGAATGTGTGGCTGATTTAGAAAAACATGGTCATTTACTCCGTATCAGAGAAGAGGTAGATCCTTATTTGGAAATGGCAGCCATACATTTAAGAGTGTATGAACAAAAAGGCCCTGCATTATTCTTTGAAAATATTAAAGGAAGCCCATTTCCGGCAGTCTCTAATTTATTCGGAACTTTGGAAAGATCCAAGTTTATGTTTCGGGATAGTTTACCCCGTGTAAGCCAGCTGGTAGATTTGCGTTCTGATCCTATAAAGGCGCTCAGAAACCCATTTAAATTTGCTGGTGCTGGTCTTACAGCTATTTCGGCTTTGCCATTACAGCAACGTTTATTTAAGACTGCATTTAAAAAAACAACAATTAGCCAGTTACCACAGATTGTGAACTGGCCGATGGACGGCGGGCCTTTTGTTACAATGCCACAGGTTTATACAGAAGATGTAAATAAGCCCGGGATATTCAATGCTAACCTCGGCATGTACCGGATTCAGCTTGCTGGAAATGATTATATAAAAGATAAAGAAATTGGATTGCATTATCAGATCCACAGAGGGATAGGCGTACATCAGTCTAAGGCTAATGCAAAAGGAGTACCACTAAAAGTAAGTATTTTTGTGGGCGGGCCACCTTCGCATCCGCTTGCAGCAGTAATGCCATTGCCAGAAGGTTTGTCGGAAATGACATTTGCAGGCGCATTGGGTAACCGTCGTTTCCGTTATTTTTATGACGAGGAAGGATTTTGCTTATCAGCTGATGCTGATTTTATTATCACCGGAACAGTTTATCCACAAGAAAATAAACCGGAAGGCCCGTTTGGCGATCATTTAGGTTATTATAGCCTCACTCATCCCTTCCCTTTAATGAAAGTACATAACGTATATCATAAGGAAGATGCGATCTGGTCATTTACAGTTGTTGGCCGCCCGCCTCAGGAGGATACCAGCTTTGGTGCATTAATTCATGAAATTACAGGATCTGCATTGCCACAGGAAATACATGGACTGAAAGAAGTCAATGCAGTAGATGCAGCCGGAGTACATCCGTTGTTGTTTGCAATTGGCAGTGAAAGATATACTCCATTTCTTAAGGAGCGCAGACCGCAGGAAATACTGACAATTGCAAACCATATTCTGGGTAAAAACCAGCTGAGTTTAGCAAAGTATGTTTTTATAGCAGCGCGGGAAGATAATGAAGCTCTGGATACTCATGATATTGAAGTTTTCTTAACTCATATCTTATCACGTATAGATTTAAAGCGGGATCTGCATTTCCATACCGAAACAACAATTGATACCCTGGATTATAGCGGTGAAGGTTTGAACAGTGGTTCTAAAGTTGTATTAGCTGCTGCGGGGGATATCAAAAGAATATTGTCTGAAGAGTTGCCTGCTGATTTTGCATTACCGGTATCGTTTGGCGCTTATCATTTTGTGATGCCAGGGGTGCTGGCGATTAGTGCTGATCAATATACTACTGCTGCAGCGGCAGCTATTGCAGTAGCAACACTGAATCTTCAGTTAAAGGATCAGAACCTGGATGGAATCGCTTTAATTGTGTTGTGTGATGATGCCAAATTTACAGCTGAGACAATCAATAACTTTGTCTGGGTAACTTTTACCAGAAGTAATCCTGCGGTAGATATCCACGGGGTAGGAGAGTTCACGACAAACAAACACTGGGGCTGTACCGGCCCTTTAATTATCGATGCCAGGAAAAAGCCACATCATGCGCCTGAACTGATTAAAGATCCTGAAGTAGAGCAAAGAATAGAAAGATTTAAAATTTGA
- a CDS encoding Dps family protein — MDAKEISLSEKQVKPVVDLLNDYLANYHIHYQKLRGCHWNIKGQNFFTLHLKFEELYTNAQLTIDEIAERVLTLGKPPHSRFEDYIKESGIKEINTIGLQDLAMVDAVLEDMAHLIQLERDLLEATSAAGDDGTNDMVNRFMQFKEKNTWMLRSFAGKK; from the coding sequence ATGGACGCAAAAGAAATTAGTTTGAGTGAAAAACAAGTTAAGCCAGTAGTAGATCTGCTGAATGATTATCTTGCAAACTATCATATTCATTATCAAAAGCTAAGAGGATGTCACTGGAATATCAAAGGTCAGAATTTTTTCACACTGCACCTTAAATTTGAAGAATTATATACGAATGCACAATTGACTATCGATGAAATTGCTGAACGTGTTTTAACTTTAGGAAAACCACCACACAGCCGTTTTGAAGATTATATTAAAGAATCAGGAATTAAAGAAATCAATACAATTGGTTTACAGGATTTAGCTATGGTTGATGCTGTATTAGAAGATATGGCACATTTAATTCAATTAGAACGTGATTTGTTAGAGGCTACTTCGGCAGCAGGTGATGATGGTACCAATGATATGGTGAACCGTTTTATGCAGTTTAAAGAGAAAAATACCTGGATGTTACGTTCATTTGCTGGTAAAAAATAA
- a CDS encoding LysM peptidoglycan-binding domain-containing protein: MQKLYIPLLFGLILNVSAVKANKLRDSIGVENLNGKKLILHQVAAKDTYYSLGRRYNVSPKEIIAYNENKFLSIGVLIKVPTNLPFSGPATVPAAKTATTKHTTEPAKQAAIVNKPAENTPDQGNSEFTEHAVQPKENLMMLARQYGTTVADIKRINELKTINLKIGQILKMPVKAGAETTSSTPVQTVQAKPAVTTPVTPAHPTPQPAPVTVQEKKPEIVKKSETPVVKSEPVTPANQGTPDKNQFLEHIVASNETMYSIATRYNLTLDQLKAKNNLTTNSLYVGQKLLINGQYPVKNERSNDSDPKDADSVESVKNPSLRLPASRYGLSQMDEKGAGVWITDKDLDSSKMLVLHRTAPIGTIMKITNPMSNRSTFAKVVGKFTENESTKDVIIVVTKAVADALGALDKRFLCNLTYSGQANEQ, from the coding sequence ATGCAAAAATTATATATACCGTTATTATTTGGCCTTATCCTGAACGTATCAGCAGTTAAGGCTAATAAGCTAAGAGATTCCATAGGTGTTGAGAATCTGAATGGCAAAAAGCTTATTTTACACCAGGTTGCCGCTAAAGACACTTATTACTCCCTTGGGAGAAGATATAATGTAAGCCCGAAGGAAATCATCGCTTACAATGAGAATAAATTCCTCTCTATCGGAGTTTTGATCAAAGTCCCAACGAATCTACCTTTCTCAGGCCCTGCTACAGTTCCTGCAGCAAAAACAGCGACCACTAAGCACACTACTGAACCTGCTAAACAGGCAGCGATCGTAAATAAGCCTGCAGAGAACACTCCTGATCAGGGAAATTCAGAATTTACAGAACATGCGGTTCAACCCAAAGAAAACTTAATGATGCTGGCCAGACAATATGGTACAACAGTAGCAGACATTAAACGGATCAATGAACTGAAGACTATTAATCTTAAAATTGGCCAGATACTAAAAATGCCGGTAAAGGCTGGAGCAGAAACAACTTCTTCAACGCCGGTACAGACTGTTCAGGCCAAACCAGCAGTGACTACCCCGGTTACCCCTGCACATCCAACACCTCAGCCAGCACCAGTTACGGTTCAGGAGAAAAAACCTGAAATTGTAAAAAAATCAGAAACACCTGTGGTTAAATCTGAGCCTGTTACACCGGCAAATCAGGGTACTCCGGATAAGAATCAATTCTTAGAACATATAGTGGCTTCGAATGAAACCATGTACTCTATTGCCACCAGGTATAACCTGACCCTTGACCAGTTAAAAGCTAAAAATAATTTAACGACCAATTCTCTTTATGTTGGTCAGAAACTATTGATAAACGGGCAGTATCCTGTTAAAAATGAGCGATCTAATGACTCAGACCCAAAAGATGCTGACAGTGTAGAATCTGTTAAAAACCCTTCTTTAAGATTACCGGCCAGCCGTTACGGACTGAGTCAGATGGATGAAAAAGGTGCTGGTGTCTGGATCACAGATAAAGATTTAGACTCTTCAAAAATGCTGGTACTGCACCGTACTGCACCTATCGGAACCATCATGAAAATTACCAATCCGATGAGCAACAGATCTACGTTTGCGAAGGTTGTTGGTAAATTTACTGAGAATGAGTCCACAAAAGATGTTATTATTGTAGTCACAAAAGCGGTAGCCGATGCATTGGGCGCATTGGACAAAAGGTTTTTGTGCAATTTAACGTACAGTGGACAAGCGAATGAACAATAA